TCGGTAAACTCAGGCGCAGGTCTTGTTTACCTTGCGGTACCCGAAGAGATCCGACCAACAATGCAAACTAAATGCAATGAAGTAATAATTAGAAGTTATAAGAAAATTGAAAATTTTAGGGAGATTTGTAAGGGTGATTACGATGTGATTGCCTTTGGTCCCGGACTTGGGCGAAATCAGAATACCATCTCCTTGCTTCGGGAGATTCTGAAACTTAAAACACCGAAAATTATAGATGCCGATGGGATCTGGGCACTGGCTGAACTTGATGCCGAACTTACCCCAGCTGATGTAGTTACTCCCCATCCCGGGGAAGCCTCCTTTCTATTAAAAGGTACTTCACCAGCCGAAATCAATAAAAATCGTGTCAATTACGTTCAGAAACTTGCCTCAAAATTAAAATCAACGGTTGTACTTAAGGGAGCACCGACTGTTGTAGGTCTCAATAACCTCATCTTCTTTAATTCCACCGGAAATCCGGGAATGGCGGTAGGCGGTATGGGAGATGTATTAACAGGTATTCTTGCAGGACTTTATCCTCGTATCAGAGACTCGCTGAAAACCTCTCTATTGGGAGTTTTCCTTCATGGATTGAGTGCCGATCTTCTCTTGGAAAGGGATACCTTCGAAACGATAACCCCATCAAAGGTACTTAACAATTTAAACTCGGCTTTCAAAAAAGTTAGAAGTTGAAACTTTTACTTTTTTTTCTAATTTCAGAGTGTATTGCAGTACCGGATCTTTTTAATGTAGCGAACCTTTCAAAAACCTTTAATTACCTTACAATCACTTCAAAATCTGGTATCGGCGTATACGATTTAAATAACGGAAACGTTTATGCTATTTTCAGTACCAGCAATCCTGAATGCGGTGTTTTGGCCCCCGACCTATCTAAAATCTTCTTCATTAGAAATAGAAATGAACTCTGCGTTTACAATGTACTCTTCAGGGAAGAGTTTTTCCTCACCACCTTTGATTTTTTTGTTGAAAAACTTGGCATAGGCCACCGAAGTCTCATTGTACAAGGTTCTGGAAAAGAATTATTATTAGACCATTCAGGTTTTCCAATTCCCGATTCGCTGAAAGAAAAATTTTACAACTTCGCAAGTTTGGAATTAAAGAAACCAATTAACTTACCTCCCTTACTTAACCTATATGGGGACATCATTCCCTTTTCCACAGTACTATTTGATTCCCTTACTTCTTCAACCTTTGTTGGCACAAGGGGGTATGGTGTTTTTGTTTTCTCCCGGCAAAAAAGAACTTACGTAGATTCCATAACCTTGGGACTTCCTGAGGTAAGTGAAATCATTGCTTCTCATTGCGTAAGGGATAACATCTTTCTTTTAACACCCAATTCCCTCGTCAGGCTCGCTCCTGATTTTAAATCAAAAGTATATGTCCCTCATAACTTAGAGCCCGATGAAAAATTTACAGGAATGAACAATAGCCTATCTTTGCCTTTACTAATTACAAACAGAGGGAGAATCTTTACACTGTTAAGTGATAGATTGGTTTTCGAAAAGAAACTTGATATCACGCCACAGAAGGTTTTTGATTTCAAAGAAGAAAAGATTCTATTCCTTGAAGAAAACACGATCAAACTCATGACCATAGAAGGTGAGACCTTGCTCCTCGTAAATTTGCCTCCAATTTACGAAAATTTAAAAGCCTTCATCACCGATGGGGGAATTGTCTTTTTGGTTGATGGCAGGCTTTATCTTTACCAAATAGATTCTTTATTTAACATCGTGGAAAAACACAAAATTGACGAAAGGATCATAGATTTTGACGTAATAGATGACGAGCTGTGGGTTGTCACCTTTAGCAAACTTTGTAAAATCAAAGTCAACGATGCAGTGTGTTATAAGCTACCGTTCCAAAACCCCGATAGAGTTATACTGTCTTGTGATAGGAAATTGTATATAACCAAAGTCCCCTTTGTTGCCACCCTTGAAGGGATGAATTTTACCATAGAAAGTATTCCCCTTAGAGAAAGAGAAGTTGTGGGGATAAACGTGATTTCAAAGGGGAAAATTATCACTACAAAAAAGGCACTTTACATGTGTGAGTAAAACCTTATAGAACCTAATGAAAATGGACTCTTTCGTTTAAAACTCCGTTTAGCAAAATTAAGTCTACTCTCAAAAATCTAAAAAAAGCCAATTTTTAGGAAAAGTTTAACTTTCCAAAAAATTGGGGGACCCCTACGGGGTCCCCCGAGTTTTCCGGTGTCTTAGGAGGTCGTCTTACTTCACCACTATCTTCCTTGCAGTGGACTTGCCATCCACCGTAACGGTGACGAAGTAGATTCCCTTACCAAAGCTGGAATCAAAGCTCATTCTGTGGCTGCCTGCATTCAGGCTTCCACTATAGAGGGTCTTTACCTTCTGACCGGAGACATTGTAAACAGAAATATCAACGTTGGAAGCCTTAGGAAGAGCAAATTCAACATTCATATTTCCAGTAACAATCGTCGGCCTTACACTGAAGGCAAAGGATGGTCTTGTTTCATCAACTGAAGGAATAACAACCTGCGAGCTTGCAAAATAGACGTTTGCATAATTGTTTGAGCCACTCGAACATACAAAGTAAAGGTTCAGATAGTCACCATCATCGTATACTACAGGGCAGAAGTCGCCTCTACCCTCGTCAAAGGTATCCTGAACAGCGAAGATAGGAGCATATTCTGACCAGCTGCTTCCATCATATACCATGAAATATAGATCACTGTAAGTACCTGTTTCTTCGTAGTTCATAAACATGGCAACAAGCTTGGAGCCATCCTGAGTCACAGCAACACTCGGTGTTCTTGCCTGGGGGATGCCAATATCCCAGCCTGTTGTATCGCCAGTTGTTGTATCAATCACCGGGACGATGTCTCCAAGCACAAACTCCTCTGTTATGGAATTGTCCGCGGGATCAAAGACATAGTCGTAGAGTGCGCCATTCTCAATTCCAGCTGGACCCATCACTGCTAATACATGGGCTTTGCCCTGGTAAGCAACACCAACATAAGAATACCACCAGGATGCAAATCCGTACTGAGCAGCAGAGGATTCCAGTTTAAATGGCCCCTCCCAGGTCTGACCCCAGTCATTGGATTTCCAGAAGATTATAGTATCAATAACGTCAGGATCAAAGGAGAAGAAAACTAAGGTGTTTTCGCCAACAAGGAGAAGGTTGGGGTTATCAAGCACCTGGTTTTCATCAATTATAACCTCATTGCCCCATGTTGCTCCACCATCAAAGGAAGTCTTGCAGGCACCAACACCAAGGTCATACTTCATATAAGAAACAACAACCGTATCACCCTTAGCAACAACGGTAGGGAGCCACTCACCATAAGTCCCCTCGCCGTTCGTAACCTGAGACCCCGTAAAGAGTCCGGGGGCACCTAAAGCAACTCCTTCGTCCTTAGCAACATAAACTATTGAAGGCGTACCTGCAACCCTAATCTGGTAGGCATACCAAGGAGTGCCAGTTATCGGGTCATAGTAAGCATCAGGATAGCTTCTATTTATTAGAGTTGAATTAATATTGTACTTTTCCCATGTTTGACCACCATCTGTGGAGTACCATGCAGATGCACCTTCAAAGTAATTTGTGGCATCTCCTGAATTATCCGCACCGAGATAGCCAAGGGTATTCGCGTCTATCCATATGAGGTTGTTGTGGGCATCACCAGACATGATGGGGATACGCCATCCCTGACCATCAGGGGCGGTGTGTATCTCCACAGCAGGTGGCTGGGATGGATCTATCTTTGCGCCCCCCATGTTGACATCCTCATGGGGCCTTGGCAGGACAGGTATACCTGCCAGGAGCACAGACAGTATTATACTTAGCATTTAACACCTCCTTTTTAAGGTATTATGATTATAACTTTTCCTCCTGGTTTTGTCAAGTTGCATGTAAGACTTTGATATAACGATACTTACAGCATGCGTGAAGCAAACCTCAGTAAACAATGTACTTTTTATAGTCCTTGAAAAGGATTTTTGCTCTTTGAGACTTTCGTCCAAGGATATCAAAACCGTCTTCAAGACTACTTACGATCGAATTATGGAAGGGTGTGTCCCAGTCCTCAACCCTTAATGTATCAGGATTGATAAAGAGGGAATAGAAGTAATTTGAGTTGTTTGTGATTACCCTTAAGTAAAATCTGTAGAGCCCTGGAGTTAACTTTAGAAAAAACTTTTCTGAATTGAAGTAAACCGTCTGTTTTATTGTTCCTTCCTTTTCCACGCGCAATTCACATTGCCATTTACTTGCCTTTATAAGATTTTTTAAAAATAGCGTATACCCGCCTTTTCCTTTAATGTAATGCACACTCAAGGTATCCCCTTGCATAAGGGAATCCCTTAATGCATTTAAAACGAGGTCCAAAAATTTAATCCTTCTCTCAAAATTCAGGCACCTGTATTTAGAAAAATCCCTTTTTAAAATAGGGTAACTCACCGGAAAGTAGACCGAAAGAAAGCTTGAGTTTTCAAAGCGAAGGTTTCCCTTTGCAAAAAGGACAAGAGGCAATGAATCTATACCCCATCCCTTCCTGAGAAGTTCAGCAAGATCCACAAGGTCAGATGAAGAATCAGCAATTTCGTTTGAAAATGTGTTATAGGTCGTGGATTTGAAACGATATTTGAGAAGTTCGGTTGTAGATTTGATGTAACTTGATTCTACAGCGTCTTTTATAATATCCAGTGTCATTTCTACCTTAGAAAGATCGTAAACTCCAAGGGAAACGGTATAACCCAAAGAATCGTAATATTGAATGTAATCTTCCACAATCCTTCTCCATACATCCTCAGTTTTCTGGATGGCAAAAGCTTCGAGTAGTGCAGTGTAATTTAAACCGTAGGCAGGCACAAGAGCAGGTGAAGCTATTACATATGTGGCTTTATTTTGCAGTTCCAATAATACCTCCACACTTCCCATAAGACAGGCATCAAAAATTATAACATTAAAAAGGAAATCAGGAATAGTTGCAGATAGTTCTCCATTAAAAACCTCTATAGAATTGGTTGAAGAGGCATCATATGCAACGCTTTTGTAAAAAAAATCATCTCCTTTCAACCACCCTTTACCATGCCCCCAGATGACAAGGGCGTAATTCTCCGAAGGGAAATTGCTTTTCAAATAATTAATAAAAAAAGAAAGAGTTGTTGGATCCCCACTATCTAAATTACCAAGGTTCATAACGGGCATAAGAAAAGTGTCTCTCTTTACATAAACAAAAGTTCCCGGGCTTTCTGAATAAATTCCACGATCTGCAAATACAACGACATTTATACTGCTATTTATCCTTGCTCTTTTTATCTCCCTCAGGTCTTCATCCATTGCAGGAGCCAGGTCGTTATCTCCTGCCATATATAGTCCGATCGTCCACTTAAAAGAACCACCACGAAGAATTGAAATAAAAAGAAAAAGGGGCAGGACTTTACATCCTGCCCCTTTAAAAAATACCCCTTTCACGACTTAGAAGGAGTAGGTGAGAGTCACAAAGTGATTGAGACCGAGAAAACCGTTATCCATAACAGCGTAATCAATTCCAATACGAGAAGGACCAAAACCGAGTTTTAAGCCAAGACCACCGGAAAGACCGTACGTGTAATTCCCCTCATCCCATTCATCGTAAGTCCTGTCAGGATCAAGTTTATAACCGAATCTAAGTGAAAGCATTTTATCAAAAATATATTCAAAGCCGGTCATAACCTTTTCGGAACCATCACTGGGGTGCTGAATATCCAGGGCATAAGTTAGACTATGTTTAGGAAGAGAAACAAGGTCTGCTGCAATACCAATTCTGAAGACAAGAGGTAATTTATAGGGAGCAGTTTTGAAGGATGTGGGAAGAGGTGAACCTCCGTAATTGTAGTATTCAACCCAATCATCAGGAATACCACTAATATCAAGATCAGGACCTTTAAAGGAGAGGTCAGACCCATAGTTCTGCATGGACATTGCGATCCTGAGGTTCTTAAACCCGGTATTGTAGTGAGTACCAATATCAAAGGCAAAACCAGACGCAGACTCCCTTGCAATTGCTTCCCTTATATACTTAAGGGTGATACCGACACCGAGCTTGTCAGTTAATGCCCTTGCGTAGGAAAAGCCGACAAAGCTTCCCGAGGCACTAAAGGTATTACCCGTGCCATCTGGCTCTTCAAGGGTAGTTTCCTCAAAAGACCCGTAGTTCATAAAACCAACTTGAATTCCAAGAGCACCGTATGGAAGCGGCATCGCGTAGGCAAGGTAGCTGTAAGTAAAGTCACCAATCCAGTCAGTATAGTTGGCAAGGACAGCGGTCTCTTTCAGATTCTTAAGGCCGGCGGGATTTATGGAAAGGGCATTGATATCATCGGAAATGGCAATAAAGGCACCACCAAGAGCCTGAAGCCTCGCACTGGTGTTTACCTTAAGGAAGGTGGCTCCGGTAAAGCCCACCTTTGTGAAGGTGGGCTTCTCCAGGAAGGCTGCCGAAGCTAACCCAACAATGATAAGTGAAATTAATATCTTCTTCATTTTCCCCTCCCCCTTAGAGAATAATGGCAAACTTTCCGGTTTTCTCTTTGCCATCGGGAGTCTTGATGTGATAGAGATAAATACCGCTGGCCGGTCTAACTCCATACTCGGTTAGAATGTTCCACGTAACCTCGCCGTCGTTTTCAGGTGTTACTTCAATCACTTTAATGAGGTCGCCTGCAGGATTGTAAATTCTGATGGTGGCATTCTTTGGAAGATTTATGAACCTTATACCGCCTGTGCGGAACTCTTTATCCCTGTCAAGTGGAGTTAACACATAGTACGGGTTGGGAACAACTTTGACCTTATCAAGCATCTCCGCGGTAATTGGCAGGGTCTCAACACCTGTTATTTCAATCTCGTAATAGTCTTTGCTGGTTGCAATTCTGCTGACATTAGCACCTGCAGGAACATAAGTGGAAATAATCCACTCAGTGCCATCGGATGGAATACCACCTGAAGTTGTATAGTTAGCCAATCTCATAAGGTCAGAACCTGGTAATCTAATTCCCATTACATACCCTGTAAGGCCCGCCGTCGCATCCGCCGGAATTTTTTCTACCGCTTTTAATCTTAGCTCAGAACCTGCACCCGTACCACAAACAAAAGACCAACCAGTAGCAATACTATCTCTTCCAGCCACAGGGTCAAACGGAATTGTATCGCCTGTAAGGGTATCAATGACCACAAGGGTAACCGAGTCATTATCAGTATAAGTCCATCTCAGCTTATAAACAGAACCAGCAAAATACGCGCCTCTCGATTGTGCCTTCTGGATGTAAGCATTTAGCGTTGTATCCCATGTCCAGCCCGTAGTGGCAAGATTCCATGTTGTTGTTGATGCAAACAGGGACGTG
This genomic stretch from bacterium harbors:
- a CDS encoding PorV/PorQ family protein — translated: MKKILISLIIVGLASAAFLEKPTFTKVGFTGATFLKVNTSARLQALGGAFIAISDDINALSINPAGLKNLKETAVLANYTDWIGDFTYSYLAYAMPLPYGALGIQVGFMNYGSFEETTLEEPDGTGNTFSASGSFVGFSYARALTDKLGVGITLKYIREAIARESASGFAFDIGTHYNTGFKNLRIAMSMQNYGSDLSFKGPDLDISGIPDDWVEYYNYGGSPLPTSFKTAPYKLPLVFRIGIAADLVSLPKHSLTYALDIQHPSDGSEKVMTGFEYIFDKMLSLRFGYKLDPDRTYDEWDEGNYTYGLSGGLGLKLGFGPSRIGIDYAVMDNGFLGLNHFVTLTYSF
- a CDS encoding clostripain-related cysteine peptidase; translation: MAGDNDLAPAMDEDLREIKRARINSSINVVVFADRGIYSESPGTFVYVKRDTFLMPVMNLGNLDSGDPTTLSFFINYLKSNFPSENYALVIWGHGKGWLKGDDFFYKSVAYDASSTNSIEVFNGELSATIPDFLFNVIIFDACLMGSVEVLLELQNKATYVIASPALVPAYGLNYTALLEAFAIQKTEDVWRRIVEDYIQYYDSLGYTVSLGVYDLSKVEMTLDIIKDAVESSYIKSTTELLKYRFKSTTYNTFSNEIADSSSDLVDLAELLRKGWGIDSLPLVLFAKGNLRFENSSFLSVYFPVSYPILKRDFSKYRCLNFERRIKFLDLVLNALRDSLMQGDTLSVHYIKGKGGYTLFLKNLIKASKWQCELRVEKEGTIKQTVYFNSEKFFLKLTPGLYRFYLRVITNNSNYFYSLFINPDTLRVEDWDTPFHNSIVSSLEDGFDILGRKSQRAKILFKDYKKYIVY
- a CDS encoding T9SS type A sorting domain-containing protein; the encoded protein is MLSIILSVLLAGIPVLPRPHEDVNMGGAKIDPSQPPAVEIHTAPDGQGWRIPIMSGDAHNNLIWIDANTLGYLGADNSGDATNYFEGASAWYSTDGGQTWEKYNINSTLINRSYPDAYYDPITGTPWYAYQIRVAGTPSIVYVAKDEGVALGAPGLFTGSQVTNGEGTYGEWLPTVVAKGDTVVVSYMKYDLGVGACKTSFDGGATWGNEVIIDENQVLDNPNLLLVGENTLVFFSFDPDVIDTIIFWKSNDWGQTWEGPFKLESSAAQYGFASWWYSYVGVAYQGKAHVLAVMGPAGIENGALYDYVFDPADNSITEEFVLGDIVPVIDTTTGDTTGWDIGIPQARTPSVAVTQDGSKLVAMFMNYEETGTYSDLYFMVYDGSSWSEYAPIFAVQDTFDEGRGDFCPVVYDDGDYLNLYFVCSSGSNNYANVYFASSQVVIPSVDETRPSFAFSVRPTIVTGNMNVEFALPKASNVDISVYNVSGQKVKTLYSGSLNAGSHRMSFDSSFGKGIYFVTVTVDGKSTARKIVVK